TTTTCGTTTTGTCCTTTCTTCCTTTGGTCTTTGGTTCTCATTGTATAATAACCCATTGAGGGACCAtttatttcagttttatccaatgcttttgttgcattttttgtCGCCTCTTTGGCAATTGTTGGGGTATCCTGTGGGTTTTACCCTATGTTTTCATAATCGGACCGAGTACCGGCTCGTTCGAGCTCAGGGATTAATGGATTTAACTGGATTCGATCGGGGTTGAATTAGATGatatcataaataaaaattatttaaaaattaaaatattatatgtaaaatacctaataacatgttaatattaataaaagtatattcatatatatttgatgtttcaaatatatttaacaagaaaatataaagaaattagaacaatctaATAGCAATTTATGTTATTTAATGagtattaacaagtttagaattaaaattattgatttaattaaaaaattataccaaattttaagacaatatttataaagtatgaaatatttgtgatatattaataatttttaataacCTAGagatcaaaatataatattaaaaatattttaacctttcaacaaaaagtaaaaaaaaaaagagagtctATGTACATGCATGCCATGGAGAGGGGGCAGCACGAAGATATGGATGTTGTATGAACACGTGCGAGCGAATTGTGGCCAGGGATGTAGCAGCAGTGCAGCAGTAATCAACTGTGCAAGCATGTCCCACTACGAAAATCGTGTGTTGCGTTTTGGGATTTTGGCTGGGCACGGAGCCAAGGAGATACGGGTCCCtctctttcctttccttgtGTTAGATCTGAGATGCATGGTGGGATCCCGGTTCTTATTTTTTTCCTGTCAAATcccggttttttttttttttttttttgcgtagCGACACATCTAGTCTAACCTAtcctactcctactcctaaGAGGGGGGGACTTACTATCTAAGGAAAGCGACTCTAGAGAGTGGGCCTATAGAGTCGGGGGAACCTGACGGGAACTGAACCACCATCAGACCAGACGGGTGCATCACTCACCCGCATGAATTTAGAACACTCCTCATATTGAGGCACAATGATGGGAGGCAAGGTTTGAACCCTTGACCTCCCACCCCACTACATACAGTGGTGGCCAACTCCTCTAATGGGGAGTTGGTTAAAACCCCGGTTTTAATTTCTCGATTTTTAAAGTTAATTCGGATCGAATAATTGATCGATTTTTAGTTCGATCGGTCGGATCAACTGGTTCAATCTGAGTTTAAAAGCAGAGGTTTTACTGTCCGTTCAATTTTTGTCCCAATTGTTGTACGCATTATAAGTCTTGCACAGATATTGGTCTGCATTTTTTTGGGCTATTTGTATAGGTTTCCTCTTGCTATTTTTGTATACCCtatgtttattttttggttTCCATTTTATATTGATGAATATGATTAAAAATGAGAGATACCTTTTGTAATAAATATGATTGATTACAATTACCTCTGGTTGACTAATTTCCctttttatgatgattaatattTCTACGTTCATGTCTCTAATATCACTACTTCTATCACAACAAAATCTTATATTTCATTAATAATTACTTGCTTTCTGTTTCCATTTTGCTCttgtaaatttatttttgagCTTTATTTACAATTCTTTGCTATGCTTTTACATAtcattttgtatattttcttACCCTGCTGGGCTCTACATATCATCTTCTATTTATAATTAAGAAGTAAGAAGATATTCAAtagaaaaaacaaataaaaaacctATTTAACCTTTTTATGGAATATAACATGAGAAAATCTATTATTTTGCATGGAATCAAAATTGAAAGCAGGGaaatgttttgtttttctatttgtATGCGCTTTGTATACATATATACCTATCTACTTTTGTATAACAATGGGCTATAGAAATGTTCgatatttttattctttatttttttccttgcaTACATTTATTGATGACGATGGCGTTTCTATTAttttaaatacaaaatttcattagCACTTAAATTTTTCATAGACTagcttatttttttaaattgatgattgattttggtaaattttaatattatttaACTCATTTCCATACTTCACACTTATTAGCCCAAagcaaatgccaaaaaaaaaaaaactaaaattaattatATACAAATCATGGGTAACCTGCACGAAGAGTAGGGCACAACCAACTAGTTTAGATTCTATGGGCTTAAACAAACACTCCGCAAGTTCCCGTCTTTCGATGGTGTATTTGCTATCCAAAAGCCAGTCACCTAAATGGGCTGCCCAAAATGGGTTATTATGACTTGTTTTATCTACCCAAACATAAATAGACGTTGGACCTTTAACCCAATATTAGTGCGCTTATCATCATTTTGATCAAGAACAATTTACTTTATTTCAGTACAGACTAAATAAATATACATTAAAATAAGTTGAACAATAGTGgttttcataaattcatcaTTTAGGTAAATCACCGACTAATCAATCAGTTAATCACTACTTCTTTTTTCTATATCCACTAAACGAATGATTTTACCACTTGGAAACATAAAAACTCTTTTCtccaaaattttatttcttttaaaaagAAGGTAGTGACATGACATATTTTGCAAGATATTTTATTCTTAATATCccttttccaaaattttatgattttaatatAGAGTctgatatatttattttttaaagcgTATATCAAGGGgaataacaaaaatatttaaacATTAATTATGACTCACTAAATTGTATCCTTCTTAAAATATTTTGCACTGTCAACGTAAAATCTAAAAAGTGACCCTTTCACAGCGCATACAAAAAAAGGTTGATTTCTGAAGGTTTGTTTCTGGTACAACAGTTATTGAAAATTAGcccgtttggattgtattttttgaagaaaaattattataacactTTTATAAGATATGatgtagaggtgtcaaaattgATGAGTTTAATGGGTCATAATTAGATAATGAGTATAATTaaatcaactcatttatacccatttaataaattggTGTAGGTATGCCCAAGTACTCATTTATGACTCacttgaaatttttaaaattttttttgcatgttgTTTGATGAGAAACAATGACATTTTATTGTTATTCAATTAGTAGCAAATTAAAATTTATCTGCTTAATATTCATTAAAAATTGAGTTTAAATgtgtaattatttttaaatgggtataaatagaTGAGTCGATTCAACTCACTAGCTATCAATTAAAGCTGTTTAATTGGGtacccatttagacccattcaaaattcattgcatacccaaatttacttatttgtggGAGAGTTTAGTTGGATCAATATAGCTGGGTTATAGTTGACATCTttaatatgatatatgtgagataaaaaagtgattaaaatttATGTAGAAATAATATTTActgaaaatgtgaaaatttttctgCATAAAATCACAAGCCAAACAAGGGCTTAAATACCACTACACGTTATGGTGCAGGACATATCAGTTACAGGCTTATTTAGAAAAACTTGGCATCTTGGGTCTGCCACTGCATGGTGGACTTCTGCATCGAATTAAGTCACAAGTCATTCAATTAGCCATGCTTGTTTTTACGATCACCAAAGCTTTGTGTACATGCTAATCAACAATAACCTGAAACATGCCATCAATTCAAAGCCGGAAGTAACAAATGCATGTAATTATTTTAGCCCAAATATGAATGGAGCACGCCCAAGGACAGGATGGATGTGGGCAGACTGTTGATTGTTGTGGTGTAAGAAAATCTCCTCTTTCTACTGAAGAAAGATTATGCGCGAAAGCTCAGAAGATTGTAGAAGAGGTAGGAAGGTTTCTTTCATGTCAGGTTAATTTAGTCATGAAAAGGCATCTTTGATTATGTTTTGAAGTTTGTACGCAAATTTGgctttatgtttttttttttcggtaaATGTTcgtgtaatttttctttttctacccGAAAAAAAGGTTATTTTCTGAAATAATTTTTGTGGCATTTAATACCTTGGATAGACCATAAAAGACAACGCTGGTATCAATATTGTTAAAAGGCAAAGTATACTCCAAAAGCAACATTATGTTCTCAAAGTTTAtacattcttcaattttctGGGATTCAATAAACATAGTGAaataactaatttctatttttgaCAAGTTACTATCACGAACACATTTAAGCTATTTAAGTTTGAATTTAAGTTTGTATTTGTGAAGTTATTAACGTGTAGCATTGAAGTGATGACTATGtcagaaatttgaaaaaaaaaaaaaaaaaggagaaagaagaaagatcAACGATGAAGATATatagaaacaaaggaaaaaaaagaaaataaaataaaaaaagggaaagatgGATAAATAATAAGTAGCTAGGGGTCTCCTTCATTTAAAATAAACTCTCAACATGTCTGAtgtgattttctttcctttgataAGGTattgaaagaagaaaacaataaaaagtaTTGATGCATAAGGAcatgtttttcttttatatggttttaacaacacaagtacaaaagaaaataaaaaccaCGACAGTGCTATAAATATCTTTATCATTTCAATTGCTTCGGCAACATAATTATCTTCATTACTTTATGAAAAGTGCACAAACTTAAAGCTAGAAATTAAAGTGAAATGTCCTTACTTTTGGGAAGTTTTGCAATACCTTTTAAGGGGTTTCAATATAAGTAAACCATTTGATTTGGCAGTAGCAATAAACGTGCATAAAAGGAAGGGATAAAGTGGCAAAAACAATAATGTTAGGGACTATAGTGCAAACCAGGAAATTAACAGTTTTACATCGGTGAAAATGACATTATATTGGAAACATAATCAAAAGTACTGTCGTGGTTTTTATTTTAAACGAAagattattttgagaaaagtaGTTAACCCTTGTGTTATTTCCAAGTTGCCTATGGTGAACTATAATTTATAGACTTAACGAATTCAATAATACTATAGTTCAATCTTACAAATAATAAGCCCGAAGAAAAGCACTCGACATATTGAGATTGGTAAAATTTGACATTTTgagatttgaaaatttgaaacaaattcAATTCTGAAATCATCAGTGTCCACTTGTTGACTACTacaaaataaaatcaattacagaaatgaaatgaaacatTACTGTTTATTGCAcaggtttttttttccctcccttCTCCAAACCTCCTACTACCCTCTATCCAATATCGATTTGGAGACAAGTGATCCTCAATTAGGGGGGAAAGCCAAAATACTTGTAGTAGATGATATGTCCACCAAAGGAATGAAAACATTGTGTTTGGCTAgtagattatttgagataattttttttttttaaaaattaaagtattttttttatgtgatgtatataaaataaaaaatatatgttaAATGATGTATGCAAATAAAAAATAGCAAATAAGTCACTAGCCAACCTGTGCAGCACTAATCTTTTTTAAATCAGAATTGCCGATGATGGACCTTAATCTCTCTAGCCTGAGAGCGTTGACTCCGAGACTCAAATCATTTCACCAAGTCTACTCTTAGCCGCTTAGCAGTTTTCTGCAAAGGATTTTGGTTTGGAATCCTCGGTGAGCAATCTGCTGCGCAACATTGGTTCAGCACAATAGTCCGGCAATTTGCTTCAAGTCCAGGTGTGTGTGCAAGCTTTTTGAGATTCAGCTTAGCAATTTTTCCTTCTATCTTTCCAAATACTGTTGCTTGATTCTTTGATTCCGTAGCAAAGGGTATAATTAGCACTTTAAAAGATCTCATATATTGTAGCTTCAACTCCAGCTGGGAGCTTTTAATTATCTTTAGCTGTGGAGTCAACTGCCTGTCTTCTTGGTCTACCGTTCCTCAGATTGCTGGTTAAGCAATTATGAGGGATTCGGGACTCTAATTGTAGTCACAAATCTAATAGTAGCATCGACTTAATCAGTAGTTGTTCAAATTTAtcttacaaaataaaaagaaaatactgAAATTTGAAAGGAGCAGTTTAGATTGAGTCCTGTTACTAGCAGCCAGATCTGTACTCAGTCCTATTTGCAGTTGAACCGCTGACtgtactcagtccagttcatgtACGTATACTTACCTTCTTATGGTGGAAATTGGTAAAGCTCAAAGCCttcaaatccagaaattaaGGAGACGGTAAAGTGGAACAGCAAttgtttcaatttctttttgtcAGTGTAGTGCTCTGATCGGGATGGATAAGGAGTGCAAATCGATCGTTTCCATTGAGGCAAATTTGCAATCTCTTTCTTCAATGGTAAACAAAAGTTTCTCCATCTAATCAATtgttttttggttgaaaatttGTTTGGTAATTAAAGCTGTAAGTGTTGAGAGACCAGTCAAACGAGTACGTAGGAGATTGTAGGGTGTAAAGTGGGGATCGTAGAGAGGAAAGATCAAAATATATGGTGTGAAGGTATATAGATGttggctttcttttgttgtGGGATTGATTTCTGTTTGATTCTACGAGAATCCCCACCGTAGAATAAGTCGAGACTGGTTGATGATGGCTTCTAATTCACTTCTTTTGCTCCTTGATTTATCTTAGACCAGCAATTATAGAGCAATGGTGAAAGTGTTCTTTATGGTATCGTATAATCACCGATTCTGAAGTAGAAAAGCTTTGTAGCATACTTTGAGGGCTTCATTATCAGTTGTTTGATAAGAAATGAAATCGTACTTAGACGGGGACCTAGACACAGAAAACTGGACAGAGTATCCGAAGCCGCGAGACTTAGACACAGCAAAAGTAGTTCAGACTGGAAGATAAGTCGAATAGGGAAGCAAGGAGCCGCGAAGCAATCATAGGCTGAAATGGATGGGGAGCGGAGAGGGAGCAGCAGGGTGCCTATATATGGGCCATGGACTGGAAAGTATCccattaattttttcttttaaattttttttttcataatcaTCGAGGACTTCAAGTctacaaaatgaaaaaagaaaagaggagaagTTAAGAGTCGAATTAGGGATTTAATGATCAATTTAATGATCACTTATCTAATATCTCTACTAACTAAATTGGGTTTTGGGAACGTTCCTTTCCTTTCATTGGAACTTAGTTCTAGAAACCAACATTGTTGATGTATAGTTTGATTAAGGAAAATAGAATGATCTTTGCAATACTCTAATCCACTCAaaccaaaaataatataaaataaaataaaattcagaTGAGTATATAAAGAcattaaaaatgaaataaggGAGTAGTTTTATTTCACAAATCTCATGTCTAAAAGTGTCGAtgtcctttttgttttttatatGTATTCAAAGAAATTTTTACCTGGTCAAAATGCCTATTATATTGATTAGGCGCTATGTTTTAAAACTCGAATTGGGTAGTGACTAGACAAATCTTGGGGATCAGGGGTCGATGGAGGTTAACCTGGAGGTCAAATCGGATGACATCATAAATacatcataaatatatataaataatatataatcaatataatatataaaaattttcttgaaattgatggtttataaCTTTACATACATATTTGATGAATTTAGATTTAACCCAAAAGGATTCcacttaaaaaatttaaaagttatagGTAAAAagtgtaatttaaaaaatataataagttGATTTTATACTTTACTAAAACAATATGGGGTCAAAATGAACCTATAAAAACATTTGAGAGCATCTAAAGCTATTAACTGCTAAACGTAATGCTTCCTTTTTGTCAGCAGCCGcctcttccttcttcctttccttttcatcttgtctttgtttcttcttttttgttccTTCTTCTCTCTTCACCATAAGGTCAGTAGTTCTCTCCTTTTATTTTATCCCACACAAACGAAACACATCAAACACACATGAAaactctctttttcttcattattttccGTTTTCCCTCTTATCTGTTCTCTTCCCTTATttgctcttttccttttttttttttctccaatttGATTTCAAATCTTTGAAAACTTAGTTGCATGAAATGGGGTTTAATGAATTTAGAGAATGAAAATTTTCTCCTAATTTGAATTTCTAATTTCGTTCAACACTTATTCTTGGTGCTATTCAAAGATCAAAGGAGtttggaaaaagggaagaagaagaagaagccatCAGGATGGTAGTGAGTcaggtttctttttttctttttctttttttttttttttttacagattGGATGTTTTGAAGTTACACGAcctttttaagaaaaatttcctcaatttAGTATAAAGAATGTTGCATGAGATCCTGACAAAAGCACGATGCTTTCTTATTGACTTGATTCTACTTTGCTATTTGGTGGTGGTTGTtattcaaaaaataaagaatggaaaatttggaaaaaccTGATTTTAACCGGTTTTATTGGTTTCTGGTTAAATCCGATCTTTGACCGTGTCTTTAATTAGCTGTTTATTAAAGAGAGTCAAATTGGATGGTTGGCTGGTTCCCGATTCGATTGGTCAGCACGGTCAGTCCGGTCCAAATTTAAAAACATAGGTTAGGGGCTAAGGttccatttgataaaactgaatctgaattctgaagtctgaattctgaaatctgaatattgaaataattaatttgctgaattttaaacacagaaaagaaatatatgaatgtctgaattttaatgttaaacctatttatactatttgataaatattttataactaaatgcttaataagttaaatttgataaatttacccttatatcttttcatccaaaaaagaaatagaacctataatttaattagctaaaaatgttaggtgtgaaaatgacaatatttatttttgaatcaaattaatataaaagatgaaatatattatatgaggagtatggagaagatgtggaaatcattcaaaagggagaaaaaaaatagaaaatcattagatagagaatattagattgtttaattagataagaagtttgaacataattaacaaacaagggtaaatttggtagataagataaagtaatTGAAGTAAGTCTATtaattcttatcagaattaagcattcagttagaatttttgtgctgaaaaaaatacatacaagtTCAACACtacttaacaagttcagcaaatgaatttttatttatcttttttttcctcaaacgaattttcatttatcaaacactcaaaacatctgaatgtctgaaaaaattcagattcagcacttttttatattatcaaacagaccctaagtGTAACTAAAGTGGATTCAAGAAGGTAATGTACAAGTTACTAATTCAAGAGCTTAAGATAAAATAATGACACTACAAAATATTTCTCTTATAAACAATAAAGGGAAAAGTGACATGAATGCTAGGGCAAAAGTAAATGTGTTTGTGCCCGTAAAAATGTATTTGTTGgcaaaatattatatgtaaaatcTATATATGTGGAAGTAGATTTTCTAGCTAAGGTCATGTAAACTAATTGAAAAGAATTAATGGATTAAATTGTCACTTGATTATCAAGTTCAATGATTCAATACATTCTAACTTCTCTAAAATCCACATTTGAGTgtcatattttaaaaactcaTTGACAAATAACATCCAAttctaaaatttatttaaaagaaTAAGACTCTGATTGTCACCTGAATTCCCTCCCCCCAATAGTTTAGTGTATaggtaaattttcaaatttccacACAGCAATGGATTTGTTAATACTTCAATGCTGTATTGTCCAACAAAATTAGATAAGAAATGCAGCTTTAATTAGGAATAACGACTTAAATAAGTACCCGGCAAAACAAAAATACAAACAATCTACAACATCGAAATATGTTCTGCGCGTATATAACAGCAATATACCCGTGCTTGGGGCGGTGTTTGGAATCATTGAAAAGTTCCAGCCTAGGATTGCTCAAGATAAATTTGCAGTTTGCAGGATGTCAGTTCCGCCGCCAGTTGGGCAAGCCGTTGCAGCTGCACACGATGATGCTAAAGGCTTCATTCTGTACGCAAAGCACGCAAGAAGGCATGTCATAGATTTACCCCACAATTTTGAAATTCTAAATAATCGAGTGGTTAGTCTCTGTTCAAGTTGGAAGGTGCTCAATGACGATATAAATCGTCAATCGGTGACCAGACAGAAAAACGATAATTACGAAGCTTGTCTTAAAGAGAAAGATCGGATATTGAAACATTACCAAGAGAGAATCGTCAACCGATACAAAAAGCTAGTTGGACTTGAGTCAGGTGCAAACGGAGAAGCTGGAAACCAAATCCCGGTTGGTGAATTGTCAGCCGCTTCCAAACGTTGGAACAACAAATTCTATATCCGAACATTCTACAGACTTGCAAGGCTGGACAAAAACGTTCGCAAGTTTATGACTGAAGTCACTGAACTCGAAATTAAGATTACACTTGAGCATGTTACTAGTCGGGTAAATCCAGAAATTGTTCTAAGACAGAGTGCTAAAGAACTAACTCATGCGCCTTCACATCAAGCGGTCCTTGATAGCCTGGTGGTTTGTTTATGTGACGCAGACTGCAAAAGGATTATCATCCACGGAGAACCACAAGTTGGAAAAACAAATATTTTGAGAAACTTAAATAACCGGTTGGTTCAATGCCCTCCCGGCCTGGAATTGGACTGCGTCATTTGGGTGACCTTTCCGACTCGTCTGTCCGAGCCAGAGGACATCACCACTGACATACAAGACAAAATTCTTCAGCGTCTGGACTTAGCTGGGCAGAatagtggaagtgggaaaaaaGAAGCAATATCTAGAGCACTATGTGAGAAATCTTATTTGCTGCTTTTTGACGGGTTCTCTCCATCAATTGAGCTTGAGGACATTGGAATCTCTGAAGAACACGAGCACGGGAAAGTCATCATTGAAGCTAAAGACCCATATCTCCTGAAGAATTTTAAATGCCACAAAAAAATCGAATTAGAGAAGCTATCACCCCAAGATTCAAGGATATTGTTTGATAAGATCATTGCTGATGAAAAACTTTGTGAAGAAAACAGAGATCTAGGTGACATGATCGTTGAGGAGCTTGGTGGGCTTCCAGGAGTCATCATATCCATAGCACGATCGCTGAAATGCGAACAAGAAGATTGCTGGGAAGGTTTGAATCAAAGATTGAAAGCAGATGTTAATGTCATTGACCTTCCGGAATTAGGAGGAGTAAAACTGGCTTTTCATATAGCCTATGATAACTTGAAAGAGAATGATCGAAAGTGCGTACTTTATGCAGCATTGTTTCCGAAAGTGTTCCCAATTCCCATAGATATTTTGGTCGAATGTTGGAAAGCTGAAGGATTTCTATGGTGTCCTGGTTCTTCATTTGCTGCTGCACGCAGCGAAGGACGCACTGTACTCAACGAGCTGACAATGCATCATCTCTTGCAGAAATGCTCTAAACGGCATGCCAAGATGCCAATAAACTGCAGGAGAGTTGCACTTGAAACACCTTTTCCTGGGGAGGAACGTGAAACATCATTTGTCAAGTCAGGAGTCCCGGGACACCTAGAAGAGGCCGAATGGAAGAAGGCTAGAAGGGTTTCTTTGATGCAAAGTAAATCAGTAAAGTTACCTGTCAACCCAGAATCTAAGCGCATGTCAACGCTATTTCTGCTACTCAATCCAGAATTGGAAATCATTCAGGATTCATTCTTCAGAAATATGAAGACACTTCGAGTTTTGGCACTGAATAGCTTGGGAATGAAATTGCTGCCCACCTGTCTCTCTTCCCTGACAGCGCTTCAGAGTTTATACCTCAACAATTGTGGTAAATTACAACAGCTCCCACCTGGAATACGGAAACTCAAAAAGCTCGAAGTTCTTGATATTCGAGGCACTTTAATCCGCTGTTTACCAGAAGAAATTAGGAGTTTGGTTAATCTGATCTGCTTGAGGTTTTCATTGGGCCCTGGAGCGTGCAATCCCAGTCCGGACCGAGATTCTCTTGAAAGGCAAACATCGGAGACATTTTCCACAGCTAAACACCTTAACAAGCTCGAGGAGTTGACTATTGTCTTAGAAATCAACAACGGAAGCATTGACCACTTTGTTAATCGAATAAAAGCAGGGTTCTCTAAATTTGAAAATGTAACTCAATTTGAGAATGTAAATAATCGGATTGAGTTACTTCTTCAGAGGCAATATCAACCACCGCGGGGAGGGGATGTAAACTTTTCGAATTCAACTGTTCCTGTAACTCATGGTCACGATGCAACGGCAGGAATCGAGTGGCCGCGATCAGACAACGAGGTAACGTTCCCTACCTGATCAGTTGCTCCTTTTCAAAAACCAAAAGGGAAGCCAAATTACTTGTCTGACTATGACttttttttcctgatttttttAAATTGGTTTCATATTTGAAAACTTGATTATATATTACCCCCTCCCTAAATATTCTTTAAAAACTTAATTCCTTTCAGAGATGAGTTTTTACATAGTGTTTAATTCCATCTTATAGTACAATGTTAAATTAACTAAATTATTTCTTATTTCCCAAAACAAAAATTACTTTaaattgtttcttcaattttgatATGGTATATTGAAAAAGGGTTATGTCCTTCCATGTTAAAACTGCCTCCTTAAATTCTGTATAGGGACAACAGTCTCCCCTCtagtttgttaaaaaaaaaaatgaagaccTCCCTTGaagatttaaaaataataaaaaacctCCATCCTTGTTTATGATTTGTAGTTAGACAAATTTACCAACCTTCCCTAGTGTAAATTTATCAATGGGAGTTAACAACATTTGATAATTTCCCAATAAAAATCCTACATTGAGGTTATCTAACGTTTCATCAATGGGAGTTTAACAACATCTGACCTACCTTCAAGTAcatgttttatcttttttttttttttttttcaaagatagATTTGTAGTGTACAGATTTGGCTCCATTAAAGTTGTCTTATTTCCCAGTAAAAGTCTTACATTgacttaattttgaaaaatggggGTTTAAATTACTAAAATTACAAAATCGAACACTACCCTAATGATATGTATCAAAACAGTCATTTTTATGGTATACATGCCATGCACATAACTAATGCCGTTAGAAGTTTTCATATTCTCATTAGAGGTTCaagattttaatttttaaaataagggACTAAAATAGTGGTGATTATAGATAAGGGATTAAATTGGCCAAAAGTAAAACACTAGCATTTAATGTTTAAGTATTTATCGGATTACCAATGTATTTTGTCTTAAATTACCCATTATTCTAAGCTCATGAATAT
This region of Coffea arabica cultivar ET-39 chromosome 3c, Coffea Arabica ET-39 HiFi, whole genome shotgun sequence genomic DNA includes:
- the LOC113735021 gene encoding probable disease resistance protein At1g61300 isoform X3, with amino-acid sequence MSVPPPVGQAVAAAHDDAKGFILYAKHARRHVIDLPHNFEILNNRVVSLCSSWKVLNDDINRQSVTRQKNDNYEACLKEKDRILKHYQERIVNRYKKLVGLESGANGEAGNQIPVGELSAASKRWNNKFYIRTFYRLARLDKNVRKFMTEVTELEIKITLEHVTSRVNPEIVLRQSAKELTHAPSHQAVLDSLVVCLCDADCKRIIIHGEPQVGKTNILRNLNNRLVQCPPGLELDCVIWVTFPTRLSEPEDITTDIQDKILQRLDLAGQNSGSGKKEAISRALCEKSYLLLFDGFSPSIELEDIGISEEHEHGKVIIEAKDPYLLKNFKCHKKIELEKLSPQDSRILFDKIIADEKLCEENRDLGDMIVEELGGLPGVIISIARSLKCEQEDCWEGLNQRLKADVNVIDLPELGGVKLAFHIAYDNLKENDRKCVLYAALFPKVFPIPIDILVECWKAEGFLWCPGSSFAAARSEGRTVLNELTMHHLLQKCSKRHAKMPINCRRVALETPFPGEERETSFVKSGVPGHLEEAEWKKARRVSLMQSKSVKLPVNPESKRMSTLFLLLNPELEIIQDSFFRNMKTLRVLALNSLGMKLLPTCLSSLTALQSLYLNNCGKLQQLPPGIRKLKKLEVLDIRGTLIRCLPEEIRSLVNLICLRFSLGPGACNPSPDRDSLERQTSETFSTAKHLNKLEELTIVLEINNGSIDHFVNRIKAGFSKFENVTQFENVNNRIELLLQRQYQPPRGGDVNFSNSTVPVTHGHDATAGIEWPRSDNEVSDCHICIPGRCC